The genomic DNA gttttttcttttgattcatACTCCTTGAAATTTATTGGGGACGGCACACTCCCATCATCATATTGCTGGTGattttctgattttgatttagatAAGGTTTTCTCTTGATGCTCTGATCTTTCatctttattttcataatcATCACTGCAGTGATGCTTGGCATTAGGAGACTTTGACCTGAATCTTTTGTGCTCAAAATCGCTCTCGTCTCTACGTGATGAAGTGCCTCCTTTGTCATGCTTACCTTCTGATGATATTGACCTGGAACGCCTTCTATCACGATGCTTTGATTTCTTATCTCTATTTTCACCAGACTTACCTTTAGAATGATGCTTCCCTTCATCAGACTCTGACCTGTTACATTTTGTATCATGATGTTTTGACTTTGCATGTTTGCGTCCATCCTCTCTGACATCAGCCCGGTCTCTATTTTCAATAGATCTTGATCTGGAGTGCCTTTTATCACCATGTCTTGATCTTCTACTTCTGTTCTCATCCGATCTTCCAGACAAGTGTCGCTTATCGTCCACAGATTTTGACCTGGACCGCTTCTTATGCCTGGATCTGCTTTCATCCACTTTCCGTGGGGATGATCGCCTCCTCTGAGGCTTCTCGCCCACAGATACGGACCTGGACCTCCTTCGCTCTCTATGTTTGGGCATTTCGTGTAAGATTTCTTCGTTTTTGTCAGAGGAGTTAAGCTTATCATCTGAAGATATTGACCTTCTACTTCTGTTTTCATCAAATTTATCAGACAAGTGATGCTTATCGTCCACAGATTTTGACCTGGACCGCTTCTTGTGCCTGGGTCTGCTTTCATCCACTTTTCTTGGAGAAGATCGGCCCCTGTGAGGCTTCTCCTCATCCACAGATGCTGACCTTGACCGCCTTCGCTCTCTTTGTTTGGCCTTCTCATTCACGGGTTCTTCATTTTTGACAACGAAGTTAAGCTTATCATCTGAAGATCTTGACCTCGAGCGCCTTCTGTTTCTTGCTTTCTTTTCATCAACCTTCGGAGAAGACCTACTTCCTCTGCGATTGCTTGGAGAACCAGAATCAGCACGAGACTGTTTCCTTCCTCTATAAGATGAACTTCCTCCATGACGTTTTGGAGAAACAGGGGATCTCCTTGCATGAGGACTCACACTCCTACTTCTGTTTCTTCTTGAACCAGATGAATGGTTATCAAGAAATCTATCTGAATCTCGTCGCCTGTACCTATCACTATGTTCCCTGCTGTCTCTATAGGACCTCCATTCCCTTTCATACCTCGAATGATGATGGAACCTCAATGGAGACCTAGACCGACGAGCCTTAGAATAGCGGGGAGGTGAGTAGGAACGAGACTTTCTCCTTCTGTAATTGATAGGAGATTTTGACTTTGATCGTGATCGTTCAGGAGGGGGAGAAGGTGATCTACAAAAGGGAATTGAATTTTAGCTTTAGAGAGACCTTTGAAAACAAAAGGCAATGTGATAATCGAAGatacacaattaaaaaaattatgttaaacaaGATTTTGTCACCATagtttatttcaaataaaacatGATTGGTATAAAATTGCCAATTGGCAGGCCAACCAACAATATATTACTTCCTTCTTACCTTTGCTGCCTTCATCTTCTACATACAAAACCCTACCatttctaaagaaaaaaaaaggaacttcatttaattaaaaaatttcaaccaCACCGCTCTTAAgtatgaaacctaaaataatttTGCTAGTTATTAAGGCATGAGCATTATGTACTTTAACAGAATTACTTATCCAAATTGTACACCTTTTAGTTCACACATTGTAACTTGACAGTCTTAACCACAGGCATTTAAGGCTTTTTTTGCTTAATTTGTTACATCTTAGTTTTTTCAAGCACCGCATATAGAGTACATGATTCCTAGAATTCATATGCAGGGCATGCTACTAAAAGAATATCAAACAGTTACagaattaaaaaagttaaagaaattaaacaatgaacaaaaaagtactccctccgtttcaaaatgagtgtcactagagcaaaaaaaatgttttgaaatgaatgactttcaattttacatcttttcaattgtacccctATATACACTACTCCCAAAATAGTActtttactttgcatttatgatagtaAAAAAGACATCAATATTTTATAGGGATAGTTTGGTAAAATGACTATTCTCTTTCTTCTAATCATTGTATTTCTTAATGTGTGTGTAAAAAACCTTAAACAATATtcattttgaaatggagggagtataaattatcattaaaacaaCCAACAAAATATCACACCTGGATTTCTGTTTCgtctctttttcttcaatttcaagTCCATCAGGATTCAATTTCTTACTTATTTCTAAAGCTCGTGCTGCCGCTAAATCTGTGGCAGATTTCATGGTTGCAGCTCGGTTAGCAGCCTGCTGGGCAGTCATATTTTGTTGCATAATCAGTGCTTGCTGGAATTGCATCTGTTGCATGGCAACAGCTTGCTGCATCATCAAAGGAAGAGAAGATGAAGTAAGTGAAGAATTCATAGTTGGTTTTGGTGGAAGTGACTTTGCCATTTCAACATTCAAAGGACGCCCCCCAACATCAATGTTGTTTAATGCCATAGCAGCAGCTGCCTCTTCAGGTTTTGAGTATTCTATATAAGCAAAATGCTTTGAATCAGTTATTGTACATTCAACAACAGTACCACAGAAACCAAAGAGTTGTTTTAGCTGTTCCACGGTGAGAAGTGGACTAAGATTGCTAACTTGAAGAGTTTTCTTCAACACATCCTCCTTATTGGCTTTATCAGGTGAGCCTGATAATGGTAGCAAAATCAGTGGTAAGAAACAACTAGaaagagtaaaaaaaacaatagaaaaagaaGTGCAATATCAAGGAGTAATTACTCCTCGTAGCTGGGAAATGAAGAACGTACCatcaacataaaacaaaaattaatatagcACACAACATACCCGCAGAATCTTTTGCTGACTGAGCTGCATGAGCTTGAAGGGCTTGGGCAGCAACTATTGCCTGAGCAGCGGCCATTGCAGCAGCAGAAGGTGCCATCGGAGCCTGGCTAAGTGTTCCCATTGAAGTTGTCGCAGCTAAGGCAGTCATTAGCAGATTATGAGGTGGGTGATTCAAATTACAATCAACTTTTGCACAGCGCCCACTCAGGTAGTCACGACAAACTTCCCCAAGTGTGGCCCCAATTCCTGGCAAAATAGCACCTCCAGAAGCTCCAGCAACAATTCCTGGAATCATTCCCAACAATCCTGGGAAAGCCCCTGAGACGGAGCCAGAGTAATTCGGCATGTTGGGCATAGTTTGATTAACCATATTTGGATATGAAGATGTAGGAGCTAAACCCAGCAGCCCTCCATTACTATTACCTACAACAACAAACCAAGGAATTGAGATTTGACTACCATAGAGATTATTGAGCCAAAAAAACGGATATGTGTGTACTGTGTAGCAATAAAatcatctttatttattttttaatccaaGATTTTATGATCCAGCATAACTTATATCAagaatgaaaatgagtgacTTTAGCAACAATCCCATTATTCAAAATCAAGGAAACTTTGTTTTTAACTTCGGTATTTGTTACTCTATTTAGATTTAGACCATAGTGTTTCCTTCCTACTCGcaacaataaacaaaacaaaccaaCTTATACATATAAAGGAGAAACCAATAACAACTGGTAGTTATTAATCCCAGATAGCGGCACGAAGCATCCACCCTTAAAACACTAAAGCGGGTTAACGGCTactctgaatttttttatacatattaaATAGTATATAACACATTTTGTTTCTGAAACAGTTAACGGTAGTTAAGGCCACAAGCCCACAATAACGGCCTCTAAAGCAAACTATTATGCTACATATTTCCAATAGTGACCAGTGGGCACTATGCCGCTATAGCACTCTATTAACAACATATAAAGAACAAGTCAAAAGAATCACATTGCAGGTATACATATTCACATTCACATACAATAAACAGCAGAGAATTTGTTTGCAACTAAAGATGAATACCTGCACTGAAAAACACAGGGAATGGACTACCATTGATTGGCCTGCCATTACATTCAACATTAACCATATAATTCCCTCTCTTAGGCACCACATAAGTAACCGTATACGTCCCATCCCCCATATCCTTCACAATCCCTTCTTGATCAGACCCTCCAACACCCAAACCCGGCGTCACTTTCACAGTAATCTGTGCACCCCCAACCGAAACCTTCCTTTCATTAGCATCCTTAGTCACCACGGCGAAGGAAGAAGCAGCACAGGCCGTTCCTCCAGCAATTCCAGTACCAGCAGCAGTACACTTGGAAGGATCCACCGGCCCAATTGGCTTATGAGCCAAATCCTCATAATCATCGGAATCACTATCGGAATTTGATGCTCTCTTCTCATGACTTTTCACCAAACCCTTAAAAGTTGCTTCAAAAGCGGCTTTTGCAGCAGCGTCTTTCTCAGCCTCGCTCTTGATCTTGGCTTCTTCAGCTTGTTTCATCCATACCGGTTTCACAACGGCCAAACTTCGATCAGCCATTAACCCTAACAACGAAAATTGACGaatcttcaattgaattctTAATTGATAAAGTAAATAAATCTTCAACTGAACATAGTATTGAAATTGGAACAATAAACCCTAGGGAAAAAaggtgaaaataaaatgaaaaattgatgtTAAATTTGGAGAAATtcgaaagagaaaagaaaattgagCAGAGAAAAAAGGACGGAGGAAGATATAGGAAAATATAATCAGGGAATTTTGGGGAAGAAAACGTGATATGACTGTTATGGGTTTGAGGGAATTAGAGAGTACCGAAAGGGAAGGGGGTAGAATGGGAAAAGAGTTAGAAATAGCGGAGAAGTCGTTCGTACCTTTTCGATGTGTGGCGGCCAAGTTTGGTGATGGAGGTTTGGGACGAAATCAATCAATGAATAAATCAATCCTCTGATGCACGACACAAAGCAAAAGGGTCAGTTTGATCTATAACAAAGCATATGCGTACGTCCGTTTTTGCTTTgcgtttttattttaatttaatataattaatatataaaatatcaaatatcttCCCAGATTCTTTTAAGTTTTATATGTTTGTTTCACATAGATATTTAAGGCAAAGTTATGGAGATAAAATTGATGTCAAGTTTCAGCCTCATCCTCTTAAACGTATATCAGTTTTGACTTGACGGACATAACAATtttggcttaacggaggttgacAGAAATAACTTATCCGAAATAAacttgaaacttaaatgacctatttgaaaccttagaaacttaaaggaccctaTCTGAAcgtgaaacttaaaagaccctGGAAGGTATTTGACCTATATAAAAAGTACCACTTGCATAAAAACTAGCCATTTGTAACACGGAAATACTAAAGAGTGCCCTTAAGGTATTGGTCAAGATGATAAATTTAgaaatgttgtattgaaaagtggtgaaaagtgataaatttactttttaaaaagttataaaatcGCTAAATTCAATGCaaacttatcattttttgttttcttaactagTGTCATAAAGGCATCGGTTAGCATAacccaaaaatatattatccCAAAGGCCAACAACACTTGGATCGTTTGCTgtggattaaaaaaataataatattcgTTACGGTGCGGGCGTGTGGCTGGTGGTCTAAAAGGATGATCTTCGTAGTAACTATTGGTgacatttcacatgggaaaggttaatcctttcccaccatgggaaagttggattcaatgattagattaagtgaataacatattcttaacatgctctttCAATACtaaatttttcttcacactatctttcaacaattttaaaattctaaaaatgaatttttaaaaattaaaaaaatataaaaaattcagatatttttttttttaaattctgtaattcatttattgaatgttagaattttttttttgaaaaaatgaaaaaaaaattgttctgaattttattttcttagaaaaataaaaaactttaatttcaaaatatttttttagggtttctattttatttttcagaacatcttattttattatgaaattaaaaaatatattctttttagaaaaataaaaacttatcttagtttccaaaattttatttttattgagataattatttttttttgcaaaaaaaaataaaattctaacattcattaaatgaattacagaattaaaaaaaaattatatgaatttttttatattttttaaatttctgaaaattaattttcaaaatttttaaattgttagaagatagtgtgaagaaaaatctagtgttaagagaatatgttcttcacttaatctaattattgAATCAACTTTTctatggtgggaaaggattaacctttcccatgtgaacacacaTCGTAACTATTTGGttaggtggcatttagggtgggtgagGGAAAGAGTTTCCTATGATGGAAAAGGCTGGTTTTTAAGGACAGCTGGAGGTTGTCACCTGTTGAgtccaaacaaaaaagaaaaactctagcttttatattttaatattgtcTATCCTTTTACTGATTCACCACCCCTTTTATCATGACAGCATAAACTACTTTtactaacaatttatttttaatatacacCATCTTATTTTGTATCAGAATTCTTTTCTAACTCAAACATAAAACTGTAAGTTTGGTGAAGTTCTTCATAGGAAAACCCAGCAAAGCCAAAAAACCAAATACTCTCCTACTATTGTTTAAGGAAAGATTCTTTGAAAacatcaatttttctttcacttGCTGAGAGAATTTTGACAATGGCTGTTAGAGAATTTCCTTCAAATTTGTTCAACCACACCCATCAGATCTAGAACAGCTATTGTTTTTAGTCAAAGAAATGTAAAGTTTTTCACAATATGTACAATTTACCCACTTAATATGTACAGTTAAAAAAGGTTATGGTTCTATTGATGTGGTGATTTTCTACATCTGTAcattttcttgttgttgttttttagaTCTGAACTTTTAGTAAGAAAAATTGGtggagatgatgaagattccatTGTAGAACACATGAAgatgaataattaatttttaattaaaattatgttaaaataagTTGACATATCTCAAtaatctgagtttttttttttttttttgggacaaatcttagaaagaagaagaaaaattacaaGGGTGATGGTGAGCGGTCAAAACACAGTAAAGGAAGAAGAGGAAGCATGTTTTCTGTGTGAATACAATATTcatttgatatttaaataagtaaaaaggGTAATTTAATTAGTTAAGGCAATTAAATTTTCTCACCAAAAAAGTAATTGAATTTAATTAGTCAGAGAAtgatttcctttttcaaaagaagAACACCGTACCAAAAAAGTGAACAACAAGTTGCCAGTGTTTAATCTTACtcgttgaatatttttattattatatcaatggTTCAAATTTAACTTTCCCATAATGGGAAAATACTCTCCTTTCCTAGGCTAAATGCCACCATTTGGTTAAATAAGTGTATCAATTTCTTTTAAACCACGCTGTTTTTTGTACGTAATATGAGTGGAAAGTGGTCCCAATTTTACGTTGGAGCTAATAGAGTAAGTATATGTTTCGTTGCCCGGTGTGGCAGCCAAAACGTGAGTTTACtccttcaaaatcaattttattgtgTTTAGTTCTTCTACACTTCTTTGCTGCTAGCATGCATTTTACTTTTCAGAATGAATTTTGGATGAAGTCAAATTCCTAGCTTCTTAAAAACAATTATCTCAGCGTG from Medicago truncatula cultivar Jemalong A17 chromosome 8, MtrunA17r5.0-ANR, whole genome shotgun sequence includes the following:
- the LOC25501793 gene encoding serine/arginine repetitive matrix protein 2; this translates as MADRSLAVVKPVWMKQAEEAKIKSEAEKDAAAKAAFEATFKGLVKSHEKRASNSDSDSDDYEDLAHKPIGPVDPSKCTAAGTGIAGGTACAASSFAVVTKDANERKVSVGGAQITVKVTPGLGVGGSDQEGIVKDMGDGTYTVTYVVPKRGNYMVNVECNGRPINGSPFPVFFSAGNSNGGLLGLAPTSSYPNMVNQTMPNMPNYSGSVSGAFPGLLGMIPGIVAGASGGAILPGIGATLGEVCRDYLSGRCAKVDCNLNHPPHNLLMTALAATTSMGTLSQAPMAPSAAAMAAAQAIVAAQALQAHAAQSAKDSAGSPDKANKEDVLKKTLQVSNLSPLLTVEQLKQLFGFCGTVVECTITDSKHFAYIEYSKPEEAAAAMALNNIDVGGRPLNVEMAKSLPPKPTMNSSLTSSSLPLMMQQAVAMQQMQFQQALIMQQNMTAQQAANRAATMKSATDLAAARALEISKKLNPDGLEIEEKETKQKSRSPSPPPERSRSKSKSPINYRRRKSRSYSPPRYSKARRSRSPLRFHHHSRYEREWRSYRDSREHSDRYRRRDSDRFLDNHSSGSRRNRSRSVSPHARRSPVSPKRHGGSSSYRGRKQSRADSGSPSNRRGSRSSPKVDEKKARNRRRSRSRSSDDKLNFVVKNEEPVNEKAKQRERRRSRSASVDEEKPHRGRSSPRKVDESRPRHKKRSRSKSVDDKHHLSDKFDENRSRRSISSDDKLNSSDKNEEILHEMPKHRERRRSRSVSVGEKPQRRRSSPRKVDESRSRHKKRSRSKSVDDKRHLSGRSDENRSRRSRHGDKRHSRSRSIENRDRADVREDGRKHAKSKHHDTKCNRSESDEGKHHSKGKSGENRDKKSKHRDRRRSRSISSEGKHDKGGTSSRRDESDFEHKRFRSKSPNAKHHCSDDYENKDERSEHQEKTLSKSKSENHQQYDDGSVPSPINFKEYESKEKTKFGSGSAGDKPHMSDGENGTSEGNSKHLENATQEPILNVKDLTNMNANGILISENENTKFNGWTENAGADDNSGWKCVEEVRSGKC